Proteins from a genomic interval of Pecten maximus chromosome 13, xPecMax1.1, whole genome shotgun sequence:
- the LOC117340960 gene encoding uncharacterized protein LOC117340960 isoform X2 has translation MYVTGVVLTVTGVLTLLFTVGIEIYFRRNGRLCHRTRQLPKQKEYQDVQLSDRDLHINNLILMRLPSRPCTLKSEDIIMLTKLILTMKEMLESTSRWRDVRIQTFMKNFILLRLVTEGHISILPSLVEISVYTTS, from the exons ATGTATGTCACTGGAGTTGTACTGACGGTCACTGGCGTACTCACGCTATTGTTCACAGTTGGAATCGAGATTTATTTCAGAC GAAATGGAAGACTATGTCATAG AACACGTCAGCTTCCAAAACAGAAGGAATACCAGGATGTGCAACTTTCGGATCGAG atcTCCATATCAACAACTTGATACTAATGAGGTTGCCAAGCCGTCCGTGTACTCTGAAATCGGAGGACATCATCATG TTAACCAAATTGATCCTGACAATGAAGGAGATGCTGG AAAGTACGAGTCGTTGGAGGGACGTTCGAATCCAAACGTTTATGAAGAACTTCATACTACTACGTCTG GTAACAGAGGGACATATATCAATACTACCTTCGCTTGTAGAGATTAGTGTTTATACAACATCATGA
- the LOC117340960 gene encoding uncharacterized protein LOC117340960 isoform X1, with protein sequence MYVTGVVLTVTGVLTLLFTVGIEIYFRRNGRLCHRTRQLPKQKEYQDVQLSDRGGRLQSENERSPYQQLDTNEVAKPSVYSEIGGHHHVNQIDPDNEGDAGKYESLEGRSNPNVYEELHTTTSGNRGTYINTTFACRD encoded by the exons ATGTATGTCACTGGAGTTGTACTGACGGTCACTGGCGTACTCACGCTATTGTTCACAGTTGGAATCGAGATTTATTTCAGAC GAAATGGAAGACTATGTCATAG AACACGTCAGCTTCCAAAACAGAAGGAATACCAGGATGTGCAACTTTCGGATCGAG GTGGCAGACTTCAAAGCGAAAATGAAAG atcTCCATATCAACAACTTGATACTAATGAGGTTGCCAAGCCGTCCGTGTACTCTGAAATCGGAGGACATCATCATG TTAACCAAATTGATCCTGACAATGAAGGAGATGCTGG AAAGTACGAGTCGTTGGAGGGACGTTCGAATCCAAACGTTTATGAAGAACTTCATACTACTACGTCTG GTAACAGAGGGACATATATCAATACTACCTTCGCTTGTAGAGATTAG